The genomic stretch AAAGTGATTCTTATAATCTCAAGAGCTAGTAATAGGAAAAGCATAAAATcacaaaaggaaagaaatataGATGTTAAGGAACTTATAGTCAAAACCTCTAACTCTCCCTGCAATCTGTTGCAAAATACTCCATTGGCATCAAGATTCCCATTCTCCAAGAGGGATTCAGAATCTGCATCACAAGAATCGCTTTGAGAAGATCCAAGGTTATTACTCCCTTCAACACTCCCATTGGTGCTTCCGTTATTTCCCTCTGTGCTACCTGCTACAGACTCATTTCCAACATCATCACTCGTCAGGGATGTGATAACGCTGGAGTTCGAGACACTTCCAACCTCCACAATATCCTGTTCCAGTAAGTTTTTATTTGAGTTCATCTGGCCAAAATTTGATTCAGTCCTAGAATTCAAGCTACTGGGTGCCATAAGCTCTGGTGATCTAGAACTCTGCCTCTGAGGGCTAATAGACCATCGTTTTCTTGGAGTATCTTCGTCCACAGCATCTggatcttttttccttttaagcaATCTATTACTGGACCCAGTCTGATCTGCATCACCATCTTCACGAGATTGCTTATCGGACTGCAGCTGGGGTGGAAATTTTGGGTGCCGAGATCGTTTATAACCTTCAGGAAAAACATAAGAAGGAATCTGCTTTCGAAGAACATGAGAAACACAAATTTCCATCCCCCGCTtccaaaacatatacatattaATTGAATGCTTAAAATTTTCAACCGTCCCACGAATATCAAACTGCTGGCCTTCCTGAACCATCTCTCCTGGTTTTCTTCGTAAACCCATAAAGAATGAACAATTGGTGCATGGCTTGGATAAATCTACATACTCATGAGGATAAGGATGGCACTGCAATTTGTCATTCGTGTCACGCTCAATCTGCATATGTTACAATGGAGGATACAATTAAGGTATAAAAAATAGGAATCTGTTCACACAATTTTGCAAATTTATAGAAAACTTAACAATCTTCCTTCATCAATAACAATCTCAAAGTCGAATACTTTACCATCAGAGTCAGCTGCCTTAGCCGAGATTCCACCCAACCTTTCCAAGCTCGCAAATCGTCAACATCAGCTGCAACTATGTCAACTTGGAGATAGTTCTTGTAGCTATTAAAGAAAAAGTACGGTTCAAACAGAGCACTCCATTGAGCTTTATTTAACTCTATTTCCTGAATTTAGGAAACAAATAGACCAGAGAATCAGTAGTCGACATAGAACATGACAGAAAGAAAAGCTTCAcatgaaaaggaagaaaattctCCAGATTCTCACCTGACAAATCTTGTTACCAAATTGAAACTGATCCACCATAACGCGGTGAGTGCTCGTTGACACATTATAGCTAGAATTCATGCATGGGTAAGCAGGTGTTATGATTGGCATATGATGAGTTTTGTCACGAGGATTTTTACGAGGGTCCCAAACAGAAAACCCAAGCTCAGCCTCCTCAATTGCACAGAGCATAACTGGGTTAGGCCAGCGCCACAATGTGTAAACCCGAAAAAACCGAGCAACAAGCATACTAGGAACAGCATTAGGGTAAAGCTGGCACACACGAGCTGTGAGAAGGGCCCAGTTCACACCACCAAGGAATCCAGTCACCTAAACATGGTACCAAACATGGAGCTGGTAAGAAATCAGGAATGTCATATGATTTGGTCAATAACATTACAAACTTACGTTGGAATAAACACCACGCCTTTTAGCCCAAAACTTTAAACATCTGAGTGTTGTACGAAAATGCTACAGTTCATGGAAAAATTTAGGCTTAGCAATATAAGTagaaaatagatttaaaaaaaaaacgtaaGAAACTAAAGAGGAGATCAAATGAATCCAGTAAAACCAACATATGAATCATCCAATACAAAGAATTTCACCTCAACATTTGGAACAAGCTTAAGAATTTGATCTGCAACCCGACATCCATTGAGACTCCGAACAGTTGGTTCATCAACATCATACAATATAGACATGTCAGAGATGTCCAAATTCTGTCAACAAATAAGAAACCATAAACCAGTTCAGCTGCACCAGTTAT from Mangifera indica cultivar Alphonso chromosome 6, CATAS_Mindica_2.1, whole genome shotgun sequence encodes the following:
- the LOC123219182 gene encoding nuclear poly(A) polymerase 4-like isoform X1 — encoded protein: MVDSERMSTSPSPTTASSRSLPPKQYGVTKPISMSGPSEADIQRTRELKKFLAEAGLYESKEEAAKREEVLGRIRQIVKDWVKDLTRLRGYSDQMVEDANALIFTFGSYRLGVHGPGADIDTLCVGPSYVNREEDFFFILHNILAEMEEVTELQPVPDAHVPVMKFKFDGISIDLLYASISHLVVPENLDISDMSILYDVDEPTVRSLNGCRVADQILKLVPNVEHFRTTLRCLKFWAKRRGVYSNVTGFLGGVNWALLTARVCQLYPNAVPSMLVARFFRVYTLWRWPNPVMLCAIEEAELGFSVWDPRKNPRDKTHHMPIITPAYPCMNSSYNVSTSTHRVMVDQFQFGNKICQEIELNKAQWSALFEPYFFFNSYKNYLQVDIVAADVDDLRAWKGWVESRLRQLTLMIERDTNDKLQCHPYPHEYVDLSKPCTNCSFFMGLRRKPGEMVQEGQQFDIRGTVENFKHSINMYMFWKRGMEICVSHVLRKQIPSYVFPEGYKRSRHPKFPPQLQSDKQSREDGDADQTGSSNRLLKRKKDPDAVDEDTPRKRWSISPQRQSSRSPELMAPSSLNSRTESNFGQMNSNKNLLEQDIVEVGSVSNSSVITSLTSDDVGNESVAGSTEGNNGSTNGSVEGSNNLGSSQSDSCDADSESLLENGNLDANGVFCNRLQGELEPSAGLGKVLQSMGGIDSETVQKPVEFDNNSLRDPEVTKKHCIIGMLVSIFTSRPVRHDLKASCGV
- the LOC123219182 gene encoding nuclear poly(A) polymerase 4-like isoform X2; amino-acid sequence: MVDSERMSTSPSPTTASSRSLPPKQYGVTKPISMSGPSEADIQRTRELKKFLAEAGLYESKEEAAKREEVLGRIRQIVKDWVKDLTRLRGYSDQMVEDANALIFTFGSYRLGVHGPGADIDTLCVGPSYVNREEDFFFILHNILAEMEEVTELQPVPDAHVPVMKFKFDGISIDLLYASISHLVVPENLDISDMSILYDVDEPTVRSLNGCRVADQILKLVPNVEHFRTTLRCLKFWAKRRGVYSNVTGFLGGVNWALLTARVCQLYPNAVPSMLVARFFRVYTLWRWPNPVMLCAIEEAELGFSVWDPRKNPRDKTHHMPIITPAYPCMNSSYNVSTSTHRVMVDQFQFGNKICQEIELNKAQWSALFEPYFFFNSYKNYLQVDIVAADVDDLRAWKGWVESRLRQLTLMIERDTNDKLQCHPYPHEYVDLSKPCTNCSFFMGLRRKPGEMVQEGQQFDIRGTVENFKHSINMYMFWKRGMEICVSHVLRKQIPSYVFPEGYKRSRHPKFPPQLQSDKQSREDGDADQTGSSNRLLKRKKDPDAVDEDTPRKRWSISPQRQSSRSPELMAPSSLNSRTESNFGQMNSNKNLLEQDIVEVGSVSNSSVITSLTSDDVGNESVAGSTEGNNGSTNGSVEGSNNLGSSQSDSCDADSESLLENGNLDANGVFCNRLQGELEPSAGLGKVLQSMGGIDSETVQKPVIRLSLTTTA